In one Blastococcus sp. Marseille-P5729 genomic region, the following are encoded:
- a CDS encoding DUF3817 domain-containing protein has translation MTNVNDKLADDAAARGTKPDDKLAARREALRAKRSDPEAGTRTALRNYRISAWIVGVPLALLFLVAMPLKYLADNGTWVTIIGIAHGWLYMIYIACTAMLALKRRWPIVQTLLVVLGGTIPLVSFWTEHVVHKKVTSNESGW, from the coding sequence GTGACGAACGTGAACGACAAGCTCGCTGACGACGCAGCCGCCCGCGGCACGAAGCCCGATGACAAGCTCGCCGCGAGGCGCGAGGCGCTGCGCGCCAAGCGTTCCGACCCGGAGGCCGGCACCCGCACCGCGTTGCGCAACTACCGGATCTCCGCGTGGATCGTCGGCGTGCCGCTGGCGCTGCTGTTCCTCGTCGCCATGCCGCTGAAGTACCTCGCCGACAACGGCACGTGGGTCACCATCATCGGCATCGCGCACGGCTGGCTCTACATGATCTACATCGCGTGCACGGCGATGCTCGCGCTCAAGCGGCGGTGGCCCATCGTGCAGACCCTGCTCGTCGTCCTTGGCGGCACCATTCCGCTCGTGTCGTTCTGGACCGAGCACGTCGTCCACAAGAAGGTCACCAGCAACGAGTCCGGCTGGTAG
- the tilS gene encoding tRNA lysidine(34) synthetase TilS, with protein MRVAVRRWLAAHPQPDELTVAVSGGADSLALCSAALLEARGRIAVHAVTVDHQLQEGSAQRAEAVSLWAVDAGCASAQVVTVDVGTRGGPEAAARDARYSALRQVGRGDVLLGHTLDDQAESVLLGLGRGSGRRSLQGMAPYDAPWGRPLLGTRRAQTRQYCADLQLPVWDDPHNDDPRFTRVRLRRQALPLLEEILGGGVAEALARTAGQLREDDPRADVAAILELVGAVQLDAKTLARFTEGTRRAVIKQWLDDRLGGPCTSAHVVAVDGLVARYRGQGPVYLPGGSRVIRERGRISHAPADSSGRAAPRTRPT; from the coding sequence GTGCGGGTCGCCGTACGGCGCTGGCTGGCGGCGCATCCGCAACCCGACGAGCTGACCGTCGCCGTGAGCGGCGGCGCGGACTCGCTTGCGCTGTGCAGCGCGGCGCTGCTCGAGGCGCGCGGCCGGATCGCCGTCCACGCCGTCACGGTCGACCACCAGCTGCAGGAGGGCTCCGCGCAACGCGCCGAGGCCGTAAGCCTGTGGGCAGTAGACGCCGGGTGTGCGTCCGCGCAGGTCGTGACCGTCGACGTCGGTACCCGCGGCGGGCCGGAGGCAGCGGCTCGCGACGCGCGCTACTCGGCTCTACGGCAGGTAGGTCGCGGCGACGTCCTGCTGGGCCACACGCTCGACGACCAGGCGGAGTCGGTGCTGCTCGGTCTAGGCCGCGGCTCGGGACGCCGATCGCTGCAGGGCATGGCGCCGTACGACGCTCCCTGGGGACGTCCGCTGCTGGGCACGAGGCGCGCGCAGACCCGGCAGTACTGCGCCGACCTCCAGCTGCCCGTGTGGGACGACCCTCACAACGACGACCCGCGCTTCACCCGCGTGCGACTGCGCAGGCAGGCGCTGCCGCTGCTCGAGGAGATCCTGGGCGGGGGAGTCGCGGAGGCTCTGGCCCGCACCGCCGGACAGCTGCGGGAGGACGACCCGCGGGCGGACGTGGCCGCGATCCTTGAGCTGGTCGGCGCCGTCCAGCTCGACGCCAAGACGCTGGCCCGGTTCACCGAGGGAACGCGCCGCGCGGTGATCAAGCAGTGGCTCGACGACCGACTGGGTGGGCCCTGCACCTCCGCACATGTCGTCGCCGTCGACGGGCTCGTCGCCCGGTACCGCGGCCAGGGCCCGGTGTACCTCCCGGGCGGTAGCCGCGTGATTCGCGAGCGTGGCAGGATCAGTCATGCGCCCGCCGACTCCAGTGGCCGGGCGGCACCCCGCACCAGACCGACG
- a CDS encoding slipin family protein: protein MGLLKVNVPARHSAVVYRKGRLQAVLGSGAHRKQPRDRVRLVDLRERLLTVAPQEVPTADGVPVKVSASVQWSVRDPQRFLEYAADPEAMLYLATQIAVREAVAPVSLEQVIGRSAVDSASLSASVAPAAEAIGAIAAVVVRDVIVPGALREAALEVASAKQRGAARLEEARAETAALRSLANGARLLDDSPALERLRLVQAAGYGAQLVLHLDRKDDEK from the coding sequence ATGGGTCTACTGAAGGTCAACGTGCCGGCTCGCCACAGCGCAGTCGTGTACCGGAAGGGTCGCCTGCAGGCGGTCCTCGGAAGCGGCGCGCACCGCAAGCAGCCGCGCGATCGAGTGCGACTGGTCGATCTGCGTGAGCGACTGCTGACCGTGGCGCCGCAGGAGGTGCCCACGGCCGACGGAGTGCCTGTGAAGGTGTCGGCGTCCGTGCAGTGGTCGGTGCGCGATCCGCAGCGTTTTCTCGAGTATGCGGCCGATCCGGAGGCAATGCTCTATCTCGCGACGCAGATCGCCGTCCGCGAGGCGGTCGCACCGGTCAGCCTGGAGCAGGTCATCGGCCGGTCGGCAGTCGACTCGGCGTCGTTGAGCGCTTCGGTTGCCCCGGCGGCGGAGGCGATCGGAGCGATCGCTGCGGTCGTCGTCCGCGACGTCATCGTGCCGGGCGCGCTGCGCGAGGCCGCGTTGGAGGTCGCATCGGCCAAGCAGCGTGGGGCCGCGCGGCTCGAGGAGGCTCGGGCTGAGACTGCGGCGCTGCGATCGCTGGCCAACGGTGCACGGCTGCTGGATGACAGCCCGGCCCTTGAGCGTCTGCGCCTGGTCCAGGCGGCCGGTTACGGAGCTCAGCTCGTGCTGCATCTGGATCGCAAGGACGACGAGAAGTAG
- a CDS encoding zinc-dependent metalloprotease, which yields MSAEVFIDWGVAARSAKQLVNPGPRVSLDEARAAVRELEDAAARADAYVSEVTGIAHPVYDAPTVVVDRASWIDLNAESLDGLMAPLVRKLTAKAKTSGVGRAIGSRVTGAEAGVLLSFMASRVLGQYDVFGREGGRLLLVAPNVIDAEQKMDVDPRDFRLWVCIHEVTHRLQFTANPWLEGYMRGLIEEFVEVSNLDPDSVRDQLKELASNIKARRLSDDDDDAPRGLLALAGSPEQRDVLDRMTAAMSLLEGHAEYVMDEVGSDVIPTVASIRRKFTARRKGRSPLDRFFRKLLGLEAKMKQYAEGRHFVDGVVREVGMAGFNRVWTSPETLPTRAELGDPAAWISRVRPHGRIDAATDVTDENGNTTRHFTVPRNRDHVPMGEQTTGEAEIIVERRIEDR from the coding sequence ATGAGTGCAGAGGTCTTCATCGACTGGGGTGTCGCGGCCCGCTCGGCCAAGCAGCTCGTCAACCCCGGCCCGCGCGTGTCCCTCGATGAGGCGCGCGCCGCCGTCCGCGAGCTCGAGGACGCCGCGGCCCGGGCGGACGCCTATGTCAGCGAGGTCACCGGTATCGCCCATCCGGTGTACGACGCACCGACGGTCGTGGTCGACCGGGCGAGCTGGATCGACCTGAATGCCGAGTCGCTGGACGGGTTGATGGCCCCCCTGGTTCGCAAGCTCACCGCCAAGGCGAAGACCTCGGGGGTGGGACGCGCGATCGGGAGCCGGGTCACGGGCGCCGAGGCTGGCGTGCTGCTGTCGTTCATGGCCAGCCGGGTGCTCGGGCAGTACGACGTCTTCGGCCGTGAGGGAGGCAGGTTGCTGCTGGTCGCGCCGAACGTGATCGACGCCGAGCAGAAGATGGACGTGGACCCTCGCGACTTCCGCTTGTGGGTGTGCATCCACGAGGTCACGCACCGGCTGCAGTTCACCGCGAACCCGTGGCTGGAGGGTTACATGCGGGGGCTGATCGAGGAGTTCGTGGAGGTCTCCAACCTCGATCCGGACTCGGTCCGTGACCAGCTCAAGGAGCTCGCCAGCAACATCAAGGCGCGCCGGCTGTCCGACGATGATGACGACGCCCCGCGCGGTCTCCTGGCCCTGGCCGGATCCCCCGAGCAGCGGGACGTCCTCGACCGGATGACCGCGGCGATGAGCCTCTTGGAGGGGCACGCCGAGTACGTCATGGACGAGGTCGGGTCCGACGTCATCCCGACCGTCGCGTCGATTCGCAGGAAGTTCACCGCCCGCCGCAAGGGGCGCTCGCCGCTGGACCGCTTCTTCCGCAAGCTGCTCGGGCTCGAGGCCAAGATGAAGCAGTACGCCGAGGGCCGGCACTTCGTCGACGGCGTGGTCCGGGAGGTCGGGATGGCCGGTTTCAACCGGGTGTGGACCTCGCCGGAGACCCTTCCAACACGCGCCGAGCTCGGTGACCCAGCGGCGTGGATCAGCCGGGTGCGCCCGCACGGGCGCATCGATGCAGCCACCGACGTGACCGACGAGAACGGCAACACCACGCGGCACTTCACGGTGCCACGCAACCGTGACCACGTGCCGATGGGCGAGCAGACGACCGGCGAGGCCGAGATCATCGTCGAACGGCGCATCGAGGACAGGTAG
- the ppk2 gene encoding polyphosphate kinase 2, translating to MTGENGNGKKKRMDRELYETELLRLQAKLVDMQEWVKTTGARVVVLFEGRDAAGKGGTIKRVAEYLNPRLTRIAALPTPTERQKTQWYFQRYVAELPAAGEIVLFDRSWYNRAGVEHVMGYCTSSEYQRFLHQCPIFERMLVEDGIMLHKYWFSVSEKEQYKRFESRLTDPMRRWKLSPTDIESLDRFEEYSRAKDAMLVHTDIPEAPWNIVEAEDKRRARINMIAHLLTQVPYEEIQRPPLKLPKRPKSKGYERPARELQRTVPDYAAEIESAAGK from the coding sequence ATGACGGGTGAGAATGGCAATGGCAAGAAGAAGCGCATGGACAGGGAGCTCTACGAGACCGAGCTCCTACGCCTGCAGGCCAAGCTGGTTGACATGCAGGAATGGGTGAAGACCACTGGGGCGCGCGTCGTCGTTCTCTTCGAGGGTCGGGACGCTGCGGGCAAGGGCGGCACGATCAAGCGGGTGGCCGAGTACCTCAACCCCCGCCTGACCCGGATTGCCGCGCTGCCGACACCGACCGAGCGGCAGAAGACCCAGTGGTACTTCCAGCGATATGTCGCTGAGCTGCCAGCCGCCGGCGAGATCGTCCTGTTCGACCGCAGCTGGTACAACCGCGCCGGCGTCGAGCATGTGATGGGTTACTGCACGTCGTCGGAGTACCAGCGCTTTCTGCATCAGTGCCCGATCTTCGAGCGGATGCTCGTCGAGGATGGCATCATGCTGCACAAGTACTGGTTCTCGGTGAGCGAGAAGGAGCAGTACAAGCGTTTCGAGTCTCGGCTGACAGATCCCATGCGCCGCTGGAAGCTCTCCCCCACCGACATCGAGTCCCTGGACCGGTTTGAGGAGTACTCCCGGGCCAAGGACGCGATGCTGGTGCACACCGATATTCCCGAGGCGCCGTGGAACATCGTCGAGGCTGAGGACAAGCGTCGTGCGCGGATCAACATGATCGCCCATCTGCTCACCCAGGTCCCCTACGAAGAGATCCAGCGTCCGCCGCTGAAGCTGCCGAAGCGCCCGAAGTCGAAGGGTTATGAGCGCCCCGCGCGCGAACTGCAGCGCACCGTCCCCGATTACGCCGCTGAAATCGAGTCCGCCGCCGGCAAGTAA
- a CDS encoding inorganic diphosphatase, with amino-acid sequence MEYEVLIEIPKGSRNKYEVDHETGRVALDRYLYTSMGYPTDYGFFVDTLADDGDPLDALVLLPEPLFPGCHLRARPVAMYKMRDEAGGDDKVLCVPAGDPRWDHIQDLADVPQAELDTIQHFFEHYKDLEPGKMVEGSDWVGRDEAVRVIAESVDAFNAASETPLRPAVEEMDLGPDGDHEKQISDNER; translated from the coding sequence GTGGAGTACGAGGTCCTCATCGAGATCCCCAAGGGCTCGCGCAACAAGTACGAGGTCGACCACGAGACCGGTCGCGTCGCCCTCGACCGGTACCTCTACACGTCGATGGGCTACCCGACCGACTACGGGTTCTTCGTCGACACGCTCGCTGACGACGGCGACCCGCTCGACGCCCTGGTGCTGCTGCCCGAGCCGCTGTTCCCCGGCTGCCACCTTCGGGCCCGCCCGGTCGCGATGTACAAGATGCGCGACGAGGCCGGCGGTGATGACAAGGTGCTGTGTGTGCCCGCCGGGGATCCGCGCTGGGACCACATCCAGGATCTCGCGGACGTCCCGCAGGCCGAGCTCGACACCATTCAGCACTTCTTCGAGCACTACAAGGACCTCGAGCCCGGCAAGATGGTCGAGGGCTCTGATTGGGTCGGGCGCGATGAGGCCGTGCGGGTGATCGCGGAGTCCGTCGACGCGTTCAACGCCGCGTCCGAGACGCCGCTGCGTCCGGCGGTGGAGGAGATGGACCTCGGGCCGGACGGCGATCACGAGAAGCAGATCAGCGACAACGAGCGCTAA
- the dacB gene encoding D-alanyl-D-alanine carboxypeptidase/D-alanyl-D-alanine-endopeptidase — translation MAETDPRGPIRGWAPVRALGSAGAVLLAAVVGVGGVVGIAALAGPTNSDSAADGGGSQATPTVSLPANPAPPEVLAGLDANAPTPTAAGIQQALAVPMSDPVLGTLAAQVIDPGSGITLLEQGAQTAMQPGSTMKLYTAAAAASVLEPGMRITTSVVRGTNPTEITIVAGGDPTLSSQPTSTYNPGAATIAQLAEQLTAAGVTQVTKVTVDNSVFEGPATAEGWGSGDAPSTYAAPIYPVMVDGGRTDPADDRSMRHGDPDLETARQLAAALGSPGAVVERGVADPTATQVASVQSAPIEQLIEQMIVHSDNVLAECIGRLVARELGQPATFQGAVAAVTSTMTQLGVDLTGFAGYDASGLSQLNTTSAGSIGSLMSIVSSGQHPTLDVVDSALAVAGYSGTLSTRYEAGSATEGAGRVRGKTGTLTGVSSLAGTVLTSDGRILVFSFISNGGGDTTAVRAALDEIAATLAACGCR, via the coding sequence ATGGCCGAGACAGACCCGCGCGGGCCGATCCGCGGCTGGGCGCCGGTGCGTGCGCTGGGTAGCGCGGGCGCCGTACTGCTGGCCGCCGTGGTCGGCGTCGGAGGTGTCGTCGGTATCGCTGCTCTTGCCGGACCCACCAATTCTGACAGCGCGGCGGACGGCGGCGGAAGCCAGGCCACGCCCACCGTGTCGCTGCCCGCCAACCCCGCCCCACCGGAGGTGCTCGCCGGTCTCGACGCGAATGCCCCAACGCCTACCGCAGCGGGGATCCAGCAGGCGTTGGCGGTCCCCATGAGCGACCCGGTGCTGGGGACTCTGGCCGCGCAGGTGATCGACCCGGGCAGCGGCATCACCCTGCTCGAGCAGGGCGCCCAGACCGCCATGCAGCCGGGTTCGACGATGAAGCTCTACACGGCGGCGGCTGCCGCGAGCGTGCTCGAGCCGGGCATGCGCATCACCACGTCCGTGGTTCGCGGGACGAACCCGACCGAGATCACGATCGTCGCGGGCGGTGACCCGACGCTGAGCAGCCAGCCCACCTCGACGTACAACCCCGGCGCCGCGACCATCGCCCAGCTCGCCGAGCAGCTCACGGCCGCGGGCGTCACGCAGGTGACGAAGGTGACCGTGGACAACTCGGTGTTCGAGGGGCCCGCGACGGCGGAGGGCTGGGGCAGTGGTGACGCGCCGTCGACCTACGCCGCCCCGATCTACCCGGTGATGGTGGACGGCGGACGAACCGACCCGGCGGACGACCGTTCGATGCGGCACGGCGACCCGGACCTGGAGACGGCTCGTCAGCTCGCGGCCGCGCTCGGCAGCCCGGGCGCGGTGGTCGAGCGGGGCGTCGCCGACCCGACGGCGACACAGGTCGCCAGCGTCCAGTCGGCGCCCATCGAGCAGCTGATCGAGCAGATGATCGTGCACTCGGACAACGTGCTCGCCGAGTGCATCGGCCGCCTCGTCGCCCGTGAGCTCGGGCAGCCGGCCACCTTTCAAGGTGCGGTCGCCGCCGTCACCTCGACGATGACCCAGCTGGGCGTCGACCTCACCGGTTTCGCCGGGTACGACGCCAGTGGCCTGTCGCAGCTGAACACGACGAGCGCCGGGTCGATCGGCTCACTGATGTCGATCGTGTCCTCCGGCCAGCACCCGACGTTGGACGTCGTGGACTCTGCGCTCGCCGTGGCCGGTTACAGCGGCACCCTGTCCACTCGATACGAAGCGGGCTCGGCGACCGAAGGCGCCGGGCGGGTGCGTGGCAAGACCGGCACCCTGACGGGCGTCTCCTCGCTGGCCGGTACCGTGCTGACCAGCGACGGCCGGATCCTGGTCTTCTCCTTCATCTCCAATGGCGGGGGCGATACCACCGCGGTGCGTGCGGCCCTCGACGAGATCGCCGCCACGCTGGCCGCCTGCGGCTGTCGCTGA